The Alosa sapidissima isolate fAloSap1 chromosome 6, fAloSap1.pri, whole genome shotgun sequence genome window below encodes:
- the gpr176 gene encoding G-protein coupled receptor 176 isoform X1, whose protein sequence is MDVDSFGRWVASVENGTVNLTASANTQIKVPNTSLQMDPWEEIHSTEVTRLENRYFIQEQTYRDFTTTVQILILIGSLLGNASVLWCTCYTNVFKPVTGRFIKNLACSGVCATLVCVPFDLLLGSSPHCCGWLRVLFLCKAVRFLQRLFCSVTVLSFTAIALDRYYSVLYPLERKISDAKSRDLVIYIWVHAVVASAPVLVVTDVTDIYATSSCLVRPSHTLGHLVYVVSYNVTTVIAPLAAVFLAMVLIRRALSASQKKKVIIAALRTPQNCISIPYVSQREAELHATLLAAVLAFTLSAVPYAALVGYQVLALGAQARAGQGGIGGPAVPAALRLTAAWLPKLSLLTNPLLLLTVNRSARHCLADLLVRAHRRCSRRNAVSTAGLGEVGSAGGAGVGSGGEAAARSGSQLLEMFNIGQQQIFRPSEEEDEEEEEEEGRHEIPSVGSGGFQHRFDETAAAAGSSGRAAASVGPELTHQHQLHPATGAREVGLPPPKSPPVQQSCAYSSSQVAPATPTEPEEATQFGFGPFELPPQWLPETRNSKRRLLPPLGNTPEELIQTKQPRTRPERRISRNNKVSTFPVVDP, encoded by the exons ATGGACGTGGACAGCTTTGGAAGATGGGTTGCATCTGTCGAAAATGGGACGGTCAACCTCACCGCTTCTGCCAATACCCAGATAAAAGTCCCAAACACCTCGCTCCAGATGGATCCTTGGGAAGAAATACATTCAACTGAGGTGACACGTTTGGAGAACCGCTACTTCATTCAAGAACAAACCTACCGAGACTTTACCACTACCGTACAGATTCTTATCCTTATCGGGTCTCTACTGG GCAATGCTTCAGTGCTGTGGTGCACCTGCTACACCAATGTCTTCAAGCCCGTCACTGGGCGCTTCATCAAGAACCTGGCGTGCTCGGGCGTCTGCGCCACACTGGTGTGCGTGCCCTTTGACCTGCTGCTGGGCAGCAGCCCACACTGCTGCGGGTGGCTCCGTGTGCTCTTTCTCTGCAAGGCCGTCAGGTTCCTGCAGCGGCTCTTCTGCTCCGTCACTGTGCTCAGCTTCACCGCCATCGCGCTGGACAG ATACTACTCGGTGTTGTACCCTTTGGAGCGGAAGATATCTGATGCCAAGTCCCGAGATCTGGTCATCTACATCTGGGTGCATGCCGTGGTGGCGAGCGCGCCCGTGCTGGTTGTCACCGACGTCACCGACATCTATGCCACGTCTTCTTGCTTGGTCAGGCCGAGCCACACCCTGGGTCACTTGGTGTACGTGGTGTCGTACAACGTCACCACGGTGATCGCGCCGCTGGCGGCGGTCTTCCTGGCCATGGTGCTGATCCGGCGTGCACTGAGTGCCAGCCAGAAGAAGAAGGTGATCATCGCGGCGCTGCGCACGCCGCAGAACTGCATCTCCATCCCGTACGTGTCGCAGCGCGAGGCAGAGCTTCACGCCACGCTGCTGGCCGCCGTGCTGGCCTTCACGCTCTCCGCCGTGCCCTACGCCGCGCTGGTGGGCTACCAGGTGCTGGCGCTCGGCGCCCAGGCCCGTGCGGGGCAGGGTGGCATCGGTGGCCCGGCGGTGCCCGCCGCCCTGCGGCTCACGGCCGCCTGGCTGCCCAAGCTGTCGTTGCTGACCaacccgctgctcctcctcaccGTCAACCGCTCGGCCCGACACTGCCTGGCTGACCTGCTGGTCCGGGCGCACCGGCGCTGCAGCCGGCGAAACGCCGTGAGCACCGCCGGACTCGGGGAGGTGGGCAGCGCGGGCGGCGCCGGCGTGGGGTCGGGCGGCGAGGCGGCGGCCCGCTCGGGCAGCCAGCTGCTGGAGATGTTCAACATCGGGCAGCAGCAGATCTTCAGGCCCAGcgaggaggaagacgaggaggaggaggaggaggaagggaggcacGAGATCCCGTCTGTCGGCTCCGGAGGATTCCAGCACCGATTCGACGAGACGGCGGCGGCGGCTGGCAGCTCGGGGAGAGCAGCGGCTTCCGTCGGACCGGAGCTGACCCATCAGCACCAGCTGCACCCCGCCACAGGGGCGCGAGAGGTGGGCCTGCCTCCGCCCAAGTCCCCTCCCGTCCAGCAGAGCTGCGCCTACTCCTCCTCACAGGTGGCCCCCGCCACCCCCACCGAGCCCGAGGAGGCCACCCAGTTCGGCTTCGGACCGTTTGAGCTGCCGCCGCAGTGGCTGCCTGAGACGCGGAACAGCAAGCGCCGGCTCCTGCCCCCGCTGGGGAACACGCCGGAAGAACTCATCCAGACCAAGCAGCCGCGCACGCGACCTGAGCGCCGCATCAGCCGCAACAACAAAGTCAGCACTTTCCCCGTCGTGGACCCCTGA
- the gpr176 gene encoding G-protein coupled receptor 176 isoform X2, producing MRFNDNAQSDSNATLKSVSYLGNASVLWCTCYTNVFKPVTGRFIKNLACSGVCATLVCVPFDLLLGSSPHCCGWLRVLFLCKAVRFLQRLFCSVTVLSFTAIALDRYYSVLYPLERKISDAKSRDLVIYIWVHAVVASAPVLVVTDVTDIYATSSCLVRPSHTLGHLVYVVSYNVTTVIAPLAAVFLAMVLIRRALSASQKKKVIIAALRTPQNCISIPYVSQREAELHATLLAAVLAFTLSAVPYAALVGYQVLALGAQARAGQGGIGGPAVPAALRLTAAWLPKLSLLTNPLLLLTVNRSARHCLADLLVRAHRRCSRRNAVSTAGLGEVGSAGGAGVGSGGEAAARSGSQLLEMFNIGQQQIFRPSEEEDEEEEEEEGRHEIPSVGSGGFQHRFDETAAAAGSSGRAAASVGPELTHQHQLHPATGAREVGLPPPKSPPVQQSCAYSSSQVAPATPTEPEEATQFGFGPFELPPQWLPETRNSKRRLLPPLGNTPEELIQTKQPRTRPERRISRNNKVSTFPVVDP from the exons ATGAGATTCAATGACAACGCACAATCGGATTCTAATGCAACTCTAAAGTCGGTCTCTTATTTAG GCAATGCTTCAGTGCTGTGGTGCACCTGCTACACCAATGTCTTCAAGCCCGTCACTGGGCGCTTCATCAAGAACCTGGCGTGCTCGGGCGTCTGCGCCACACTGGTGTGCGTGCCCTTTGACCTGCTGCTGGGCAGCAGCCCACACTGCTGCGGGTGGCTCCGTGTGCTCTTTCTCTGCAAGGCCGTCAGGTTCCTGCAGCGGCTCTTCTGCTCCGTCACTGTGCTCAGCTTCACCGCCATCGCGCTGGACAG ATACTACTCGGTGTTGTACCCTTTGGAGCGGAAGATATCTGATGCCAAGTCCCGAGATCTGGTCATCTACATCTGGGTGCATGCCGTGGTGGCGAGCGCGCCCGTGCTGGTTGTCACCGACGTCACCGACATCTATGCCACGTCTTCTTGCTTGGTCAGGCCGAGCCACACCCTGGGTCACTTGGTGTACGTGGTGTCGTACAACGTCACCACGGTGATCGCGCCGCTGGCGGCGGTCTTCCTGGCCATGGTGCTGATCCGGCGTGCACTGAGTGCCAGCCAGAAGAAGAAGGTGATCATCGCGGCGCTGCGCACGCCGCAGAACTGCATCTCCATCCCGTACGTGTCGCAGCGCGAGGCAGAGCTTCACGCCACGCTGCTGGCCGCCGTGCTGGCCTTCACGCTCTCCGCCGTGCCCTACGCCGCGCTGGTGGGCTACCAGGTGCTGGCGCTCGGCGCCCAGGCCCGTGCGGGGCAGGGTGGCATCGGTGGCCCGGCGGTGCCCGCCGCCCTGCGGCTCACGGCCGCCTGGCTGCCCAAGCTGTCGTTGCTGACCaacccgctgctcctcctcaccGTCAACCGCTCGGCCCGACACTGCCTGGCTGACCTGCTGGTCCGGGCGCACCGGCGCTGCAGCCGGCGAAACGCCGTGAGCACCGCCGGACTCGGGGAGGTGGGCAGCGCGGGCGGCGCCGGCGTGGGGTCGGGCGGCGAGGCGGCGGCCCGCTCGGGCAGCCAGCTGCTGGAGATGTTCAACATCGGGCAGCAGCAGATCTTCAGGCCCAGcgaggaggaagacgaggaggaggaggaggaggaagggaggcacGAGATCCCGTCTGTCGGCTCCGGAGGATTCCAGCACCGATTCGACGAGACGGCGGCGGCGGCTGGCAGCTCGGGGAGAGCAGCGGCTTCCGTCGGACCGGAGCTGACCCATCAGCACCAGCTGCACCCCGCCACAGGGGCGCGAGAGGTGGGCCTGCCTCCGCCCAAGTCCCCTCCCGTCCAGCAGAGCTGCGCCTACTCCTCCTCACAGGTGGCCCCCGCCACCCCCACCGAGCCCGAGGAGGCCACCCAGTTCGGCTTCGGACCGTTTGAGCTGCCGCCGCAGTGGCTGCCTGAGACGCGGAACAGCAAGCGCCGGCTCCTGCCCCCGCTGGGGAACACGCCGGAAGAACTCATCCAGACCAAGCAGCCGCGCACGCGACCTGAGCGCCGCATCAGCCGCAACAACAAAGTCAGCACTTTCCCCGTCGTGGACCCCTGA